The following are from one region of the Sandaracinus amylolyticus genome:
- a CDS encoding DUF4139 domain-containing protein produces MTTTNAKRPTVQRMVLFKHGVAHVERGGPCEGSFELSFEREEMKDVLKSLTVWVAAGDARPTAIAFDKPDDPERALAARGLVLPPEESFSALLTAFRGRRISVKEDQTTITGEVIGLEMRRVDQGVRPHLALRVERGAIRVVDLERVREVDLDDPIAAADLELLLDRRRAASSHERRSVRIGVEGRADDLRVSYVVPAPVWRVSYRIVSDASQTVVSAWAIVHNPLDEDVEDVALTLTTGQPISFDIDLYRPKTVQRVVVEESSRAASAPTQYERAPRLAKALAPAAAPAGFGGPPPAPAPMMAAMAAPPPQRGMPAEAMYQAADSAALLEDRGELFEYRIAQPITLPRGGSALAPLLAAQAHARKERIWRTGTPATPDLVLSFDNQTGAVLEEGPAVIYDEGVYAGEAMVPYTVRGASVKLAYAKDLAVRCKHESSSRWIATGVRLADRFLAEEQRIEDRHVLRADSDHDEEVEVVFELPKRNERRLADDNEAKPFEETASWRRFRAKVPPRSHVELEVVEVGHGSRRFEYASLSPAQLSEWLRAGVLEGPLASSLSEIVSAWAEASAHDARAQQLEQQRAQVQQGQSKISEQLQVLREGGAEGELRLRYVRELGQAQDRVNALDQEAASARSAAEAARKRAEARLAQVLGRPPR; encoded by the coding sequence ATGACGACGACGAACGCGAAGCGACCGACCGTGCAGCGCATGGTGCTCTTCAAGCACGGCGTCGCGCACGTCGAGCGCGGCGGGCCCTGCGAGGGATCCTTCGAGCTCTCGTTCGAGCGCGAAGAGATGAAGGACGTGCTCAAGTCGCTCACGGTGTGGGTCGCCGCGGGCGACGCGCGTCCCACCGCGATCGCGTTCGACAAGCCCGACGATCCCGAGCGCGCGCTCGCGGCGCGCGGGCTCGTCCTGCCGCCCGAGGAGAGCTTCTCCGCGCTGCTCACCGCGTTCCGCGGCCGTCGCATCAGCGTGAAGGAGGACCAGACCACGATCACCGGTGAGGTGATCGGCCTCGAGATGCGCCGCGTCGACCAGGGCGTGCGTCCACACCTCGCGCTGCGGGTCGAGCGCGGTGCGATCCGCGTCGTCGATCTCGAGCGGGTGCGCGAGGTGGACCTCGACGATCCCATCGCTGCCGCGGATCTCGAGCTGCTCCTCGATCGACGTCGCGCCGCGTCGAGCCACGAGCGTCGCTCGGTGCGCATCGGCGTCGAGGGGCGCGCCGACGATCTGCGCGTCTCGTACGTCGTCCCCGCGCCGGTGTGGCGCGTCTCGTATCGCATCGTCTCCGACGCGTCGCAGACCGTCGTGTCGGCGTGGGCGATCGTGCACAACCCGCTCGACGAGGACGTCGAGGACGTCGCGCTCACGCTCACGACCGGCCAGCCGATCTCGTTCGACATCGATCTCTATCGACCGAAGACGGTGCAGCGCGTCGTGGTCGAGGAGAGCTCGCGCGCGGCGTCGGCGCCCACGCAGTACGAGCGCGCACCGCGCCTCGCGAAGGCGCTCGCCCCGGCCGCGGCGCCCGCCGGCTTCGGAGGCCCGCCGCCCGCACCCGCGCCGATGATGGCCGCGATGGCCGCGCCTCCGCCGCAGCGGGGCATGCCGGCCGAGGCGATGTACCAGGCCGCCGACAGCGCGGCGCTGCTCGAGGATCGCGGCGAGCTCTTCGAGTACCGCATCGCGCAGCCGATCACGCTGCCGCGCGGCGGCTCCGCGCTCGCACCGCTCCTCGCCGCGCAGGCGCACGCGCGCAAGGAGCGCATCTGGCGCACCGGCACGCCGGCCACGCCCGATCTCGTGCTCTCGTTCGACAACCAGACCGGCGCGGTGCTCGAGGAAGGCCCCGCGGTCATCTACGACGAGGGCGTGTACGCGGGCGAAGCGATGGTCCCGTACACGGTGCGCGGCGCGTCGGTGAAGCTCGCGTACGCGAAGGACCTCGCGGTGCGCTGCAAGCACGAGAGCAGCTCGCGATGGATCGCGACCGGCGTCCGCCTCGCGGATCGGTTCCTCGCCGAGGAGCAGCGCATCGAGGATCGCCACGTGCTGCGCGCCGACAGCGATCACGACGAGGAGGTCGAGGTCGTCTTCGAGCTGCCGAAGCGGAACGAGCGCCGACTCGCCGACGACAACGAGGCGAAGCCCTTCGAGGAGACCGCGTCGTGGCGCCGCTTCCGCGCGAAGGTGCCGCCGCGCAGCCACGTGGAGCTGGAGGTCGTCGAGGTCGGTCACGGCTCGCGTCGGTTCGAGTACGCGAGCCTCTCGCCCGCGCAGCTGAGCGAGTGGCTGCGCGCCGGGGTGCTCGAGGGCCCGCTGGCCAGCTCGCTCTCCGAGATCGTCTCGGCGTGGGCGGAGGCGAGCGCCCACGACGCCCGCGCCCAGCAGCTCGAGCAGCAGCGCGCGCAGGTGCAGCAGGGACAGTCGAAGATCTCCGAGCAGCTGCAGGTGCTGCGCGAGGGCGGCGCAGAGGGCGAGCTGCGCCTGCGCTACGTGCGCGAGCTCGGCCAGGCGCAGGATCGCGTCAACGCGCTCGATCAGGAGGCTGCGAGCGCGCGCTCCGCCGCCGAGGCCGCGCGCAAGCGGGCCGAAGCACGCCTCGCG